The stretch of DNA ACCAAGGCTACTTTTCGTTGGTTTTTCATTCCTGTTTTTTTGATGAATGATACTTCAGGCGAGTACCCAATGCTAAAAGCATAACACCAGGACTGTAGACACCAAACTCACAAACAAGCCAATAATAAAGATGTTAAAAGCCCACCTGATGTGGGTCATTTTATAACCAAGGCGACGGCCGACATAATACAGGTCTTCGGCCAGGTGTCCTCTCACCAGATCAGGCTCGGAAGCCGTCTCTTTCATGTATTCAAAAAATTCTTCTGGCTCCATTTTGTAAAAATTGCCAAAAAAGAAAGGGCTAAACCGTTCTTCTTTGTCTTCATTATTACGAAATTTTTCCAGATGGGAGGGCTTCAATACAATGGCAGAAATATAAATCGTGATGAAGCAGGTCGTCGTTAAAATACCCAAAGGGATAAAGAGGAATTCCGCCATAATGACATCCGTATTGGCCACCACCAATGGCAATAACAGCGTAATCATAATGGCATTCAAACTCAACAGCACATTGGCTTTGTTATCCGCAATGTGCGTGAGTTCAATATTATTACGCTGAGTCGTTCGGATAATATTGATCGTTTCCTTCGACAGTTTTTTCTTTGATTTTTTCTCTTGAATTATCATTCAAATGAATTTACAACCCATTGGGCAATGCCTAATGAGCCATTACAAAAATACTTAATTAAAGGGGTTCCAGCTTATTGAAAAAGGATTTTTTCTTACAGATTCGACGTAATCAATAGGTCAAGATCAGTCGATTTAATGGCAAATCTTCGGCCAAGGTATTCATTCGTAAGGCATCCCTTATAGGTATAAATGCCATGTCGAAGCCCTAAATTGGTGAAAAACAAGTGTTCAATATCGCCTGTACTATTTGCTTTTAACAAAATAGGTGTCATTATATTACTGACGGCAATAGAGGCTGTTCTGGAAACCCTGGAGGCAATATTAGGTACGCAGTAATGAATCACATCATGTTTTATAAACGTTGGGTTACTAAGTGAGGTTACCTCTGATGTAGCAAAACAGCCGCCCTGATCGATACTTACATCAATGATAACAGAACCCGGTTTCATTTTGGCCACCATTTCTTCACTGACCAAAATGGGTGCTCTGCCACTTTCAGAGTGAATAGCCCCGATGGCTACTTCTGCTGTAATCAATTCCCGTTCCAGGTAGACTTGGTTCATGGCAGAAGTATAAAGTGGGCGGCCAACCTGGTTTTGGAGCCGTTTGAGCTTATAAATATTGTCATCAAAAATACGCACCTCAGCTCCCAGCCCGATTGCCGTTCGGGTAGCATATTCGGCTACAATCCCAGCCCCTAAAATCACGACCTTGGCACTGGGAACGCCTGATATACCGCCGAGCAAGACCCCTTTACCGCCACTGGTATTCGCCAACAGTTCTGCCGCCGTTAAAATAGCGCTCGTACCTGCCATTTCGCTCATAATACGAACCACAGGAAAGGTTTCAAATTCATCTTTGATATATTCCATCGCCAAAGCAATGACCCTTTTTTGCCGGAGCCGATTAATATATTCTCCAGAAATGATGGGCAATTGCAAGGGGGAGATCAAAATCTGATTGGGATGCATCAACTCTACTTCTTTCAAAGTAGGCGGTGCAACCTTTATGATAACATTTGCTTTGTATACCTGCTCCGAGCTATAGACGATCTCCGCCCCCGCTTCGGAAAAATCATGGTCAGAAAAATTGGATTTTTCGCCTGCTCCTGTTTCCACGACCACTCGATGTCCATGGGCTACCAAGGTAGAAATAGAAGACGGCACCAATGCCACTCTGTTTTCCTGGATCGTCACCTCCTTAGGAATCCCAATGAATAGCTTATTGGACCGCTGTTTTACAGGGAGCATTTCTGTCTGGGTAAGGTATTGCCCTTCTGTAAAAATTTTGGGTACGGGTATCCTTTTCTCCTTTTCACTCATAGTTTACAATAATACAATTTTTCTGTGGGAATTTTCAGTCAATTCAATGCTTATATGCAGGGTGTCACTGGGCAATAAAGCGCTAATAATATCAGGCCATTCAATAAAACAATATTGATCGCCATAAAGGTATTCTTCAATACCCATATCCAAGGCCTCTTGCACGTCTTTCATTCGGTATAAATCAAGGTGAAATATTTCTTCTTCCCGATCGCTGTTTCCGGCAGACGAATAAACATTCACCAAAGAAAAAGTCGGACTGGTTACCCGCTCTTTCACCCCCAGCTGGACACAAATGGCTTGGATGAAGGTCGTCTTTCCAGCTCCTATTTCACCGCTAAACGCCATGACCTTACGGTCTCCAGCAAAATCTAACAAGGTTCTTGCTGTTGCTGCTAATGCTTCAATATTTCTAACTTTTAACTCCATACCTCCTTTTGGTGGCCGCAAAAATAACAATAAACTCGTTTATCCTATGCATAAGGATTGTGTAAAGAATACCTTATAATATTTGGCGGGTTCTTTTGCCCTCATGCGTCGTTAAGCAAATGGTCGCTTAGCTTCGGCCAGGCTCCCATTTGCTCGCCTAGCCTGATGGCAAAATAATCACCCCAAACCATTATAACTTATTCATCACACAATCCTTAGTAGTTTGACGGAAATAAATGCTCCCACTTTTTTCAAAGATTCGCGAATATTTTCACACAACTTCCTTTCTCTCAGTTGCTTTGAAAATTTTAGCGAATCAAAAGTTGTTTCATTTATTTTTTTCCCGTCTTTAAGCGACTTAGAAACCGATAATCGCAATCGACAGTGGTTTCTCCTCTTGGCCGTTTCCGTGTTCCGAAGCTTTGTTTTCTAGCTCATAGATCCTGAAAAAACAGACCACATTGAAATTGCTGCGCGATCAAAGACAGGAGACGCTTTACCAACTCAATTTCTTGGTTCTAACTCCCTAAAAAACAATTCAAATTTGAATTCGGATGAATACACCTAAAATAAGGTTTTTCGGACCTAAAAAATATACCATATTTAGGAAAATTCACCCTGCTTTTGGGCTTTAAAAAGCGGGGTAATTTTTGTATCTTTGCAGAATGGATACATTAAAAGAAAATGAGCAGGTAAAGGCAGGTAATGGGAATTATGATGCTAATAATATCCAAGCGCTTGAAGGGCTAGAAGCCGTGCGAAAAAGACCTGGAATGTACATCGGAAGTACCGATTCCAAAGGTCTCCACCACTTGGTTTGGGAGGTTGTTGATAACTCGATTGATGAACACCTTGCTGGTTATTGTTCCCAGATTGATATCTTTATTCATACCGATAATTCCATTACTGTAAAAGATAATGGACGAGGTATTCCTACCGGAATGCATGATAAACTTCAAAAGTCGGCGCTAGAGGTCGTGATGACGGTTTTGCATGCGGGAGGAAAATTCGATAAAGATACCTACAAGGTGTCTGGTGGTCTGCATGGGGTTGGCGTTTCTTGTGTAAATGCCCTTTCGTCATACCTCAAAGCAGAAGTACACCGAGAAGGGAAAATATTTACCCAGGAATATGCCAAGGGTATCCCTATTACAGAAGTAAAAGTTGTGGGTGAATCCACTTCAAATGGTACTTTTATCACCTTCAAACCAGATGGCAGCATCCTCGAAGTACTTGTTTATCAGTATGATACCCTGGCACATCGCTTTAAGGAATTGGCCTTTCTAAACAAAGGACTAACGCTGCAGCTGACCGATGAAAGGGAAAAAGATGAAAAAGGGAATTTCAAAACCGAAACTTTCCATTCTGAAGGTGGCTTAAAAGAATTCGCCATTTACCTCGATGAAGGGAAACAAAAGTTGATTGATGAACCCATACATGTCATAGGCAAAGAGGAAAATGTAGAAGTGGAAGTGGCCCTAAACTATAACACCTCTTACAAAGAAACGATCTACTCTTTTGTCAATAATATCAACACCCAAGAAGGGGGAACCCACGTCAATGGCTTCCGTAGGGCGGTTAATCGCGTTTTCACGAAATACGCGGAAGACAATGGTTTGTTCAAAAAATTGAAGTTTAAGGTATCTGGCGAAGATTTTAGAGAGGGATTGACAGCCATCGTTTCTGTCAAAGTGCCTGAACCTCAATTTAAAGGCCAAACTAAAGGCGAATTAGGCAACTCAGAGGTTACGGGTATTGTCTCTCGGTCCGTAGGTGAAACCTTAGGCCACTACCTGGAAGAAAACCCAGGAGCGGCCCGCAAAATCATAGATAAGGTCATCCTGGCAGCCACCGCCCGCCATGCCGCCCGCAAAGCCCGCGAAATGGTGCAGCGCAAGAACGTTCTTACAGGCGGAGGACTTCCAGGTAAACTGGCCGATTGCTCCAGCAAAAATCCAGATGAATCTGAACTATTCCTGGTGGAGGGAGACTCAGCAGGGGGAACAGCCAAACAGGGGCGCGATCGAAACTTCCAAGCTATTCTACCGCTTCGTGGTAAAATCCTGAATGTAGAAAAAGCAATGGAACATAAAATTTATGAAAACGAAGAGATCAAAAACATCTTTACCGCCCTGGGCGTAAGAATAGAGGAAGATGACGAGGGGGAACGCAAACTCAATATCGAAAAACTGCGTTACCATAAAGTGGTTATCATGTGTGATGCCGACGTCGATGGTAGTCACATCACTACGCTGATCTTGACCTTCTTTTTCCGTTATATGCACACCTTGGTCAAAAATGGCTATATCTACATTGCTGCACCTCCACTTTACATGGTGAAAAAAGGCAAACAGTTCCGGTATTGTTGGAATGAAGAGGAACGGAAAGAGGCCGTGGCTCACTATTCCAAAGATGGCAAAGATGGCGGTGATAGTAGTATCAAAATTCAACGCTATAAAGGTCTGGGTGAGATGAACGCCGAACAACTTTGGTCTACGACTATGGACCCCGACACGCGTATTTTACGCCAGGTTTCTATTGATGATGCTATGGAGGCCGATCGGGTTTTTTCGATGCTGATGGGGGATGAAGTGCCGCCACGCCGCGCCTTTATCGAAGCAAATGCGAAGTATGCTAATGTAGACGTTTAGAGAAAGACAACGTTTTTTTGGGACGTGGAGGCATTGGAGAAAAGGTTTGACACTTCTCCTCCATTATCTTTGTACCTCCAATCACTCCACGTGCTAAAAAAAAAACTAACGCCACTTATGCTTTAATCAAGCTCCAACTCCGCCCGCAAGGCCATATCATTCAAACTGTTTTTGCTCCAATAAGCAACCATTAAGCTCTTTTTCCGCTTCGCAATGGACGTCCGCAGCTGTTGGTCAAACATAGAAGGGTAAGTGTCTTTCCAGCCTGCAATGGCATAAGGCGATTCTTTTTCAAAAACAATTTCTACTTTTCGGTTAAAGTCCGGATAATCAATCTGATACGCCAATAAATCCTCGCCTTCAAATTCATTTCCTGAATAGGGCGAAAGTGCTGTTATGGCATCGACTGGCTCAAAGTCTTTGTGTGCTAAACGCACAAAGGTCAGACTAGGCAGCAGCTTTGTTTTGCCAACTGGAAGCGCCTGCGGATTGATCCGAATACGGTTGAAAATTTCCTCTTCTAAAAGGGCTGCTTTAACCTTTGTAGTGGCATCTCCTTCTGCCTCAAAATAGGAAAAGAGCTGGCTTTTGTAATGCCCTTTTTCATAATTGAGCTGCATAAATACCTGCCCACACCACTCCGTGGTCGAATTGGTAACCTTTAGGGTATAAGGATGCTGATCTGTTTCGGCTGGTGTAAAGACAGAAGTCATGATATGATAATCATACAATCCTGTCGGGAAATCCCGTATCATATTCAGTTTGAGGATAGGAATGGAATGGGGATTGGTATATCGGTCATTTTTGACCTGCTTATCTGTCAAAAAATCTTCTGTAACGAATATCAAAACAGCTGATCCTGGATGAACATCTTTGTATCGGTTTTGGGAGAGGGTATAACTGGTCACTTCTGCTTTTCCTTGGTACCAGTAATCTGTCAATTTAAGCGATGCCGTTTCATTATTCGCTACCTGAATGGCTTTTGTAGCACCAGCCTCTTGGGTATCGGCGCCAGAAGGTTGGGTTTGACAAGCAACTAACAGCATTAGCGATAATCCCAAAATAATAGCTTTCATAAGATCGTATTTAGATGTCACTTAAGATAAGGATATTATCAACGAGCTGTGTCATTTCTTGTTCATTTTTGCTGCCTATTTTCAACTAAAAGGTCGCCCCCAGGACTTGTTCTAAAGTAAACCAGCTTGACCACTGCGTATGGCCTTACCTCACTGGATAAGAGCATCCGAAAGCGCTATCTCCAACACTTGCAATTTGTCATTATTCTTTGCAAAAATATAACAAGGCTTACCCTTGATATTGATCGCTGCTATTCGCCTCACCTGTCCTTTAATATGCTGTTTCCCTAAGGTCGAAACCACCATTTCCCCTCCAGGCTGCACACTTAAAAGGTTTCCATAATTGGCATCATACCAACCCATTTCGATATTGGATTCCAAAAAATTGCCCCCGAGGATGACGCTGGTGCCTTTGCCTTTACTTGCTGGCACAATGGCCGCAGCGTTGAGGGTAGAAAATTGCAACTTGGCAGGTAAAGGCATCATCTTAAAAGACAAACCATCCCCCGTATTCTCAAAATAGGCGCTTTGCAACATATTGAGTTGGTGCACCAAGGAGGCATCCAGTTTGTCTTGCCCAAAAATATCGGCAGGTGTTGCAGCAGCCATCTCTCGGGCATACAAAAAGCGTTTTTTCAAGGAAACCATCTGCTTGGTCAACTCGGCAAAATTAGAGAAGGGAATCTCCTTACCATCTACATAATAAGTGAGTACTTGTTCCACCTGATCATTGTCATCAAAATCATTGACATAACAGCGAATGGGCTCTTCCTTTGTAGGTTTGAAACGGGCATTTTGCCCCAGATTTCCAGCCAGAATATCCAGATCGCCATCGCCGTCAAAGTCATAGGGTAGGACAAAGTTCCACCATCCCTTCGCATCATTCAGGGGGTGCTTTTTGAGTACGCCGCCATCATTCTGAAAAAGCTGTATAGCATCCCATTCGAGTGCCAGCAATAAATCTTGGTCGCCATCTCCATCCATATCCGCCCATGCTCCCTCCTTTACCAGCCCGACTTGCTGAAGACCCTCTGCCTGGGAAGTGGTTACCTCTTTGAAGGTACCATCCCCATTGTTTTGGTATAAAAAGGAATGGGGGATCAGCCCATAATTCCAAGGGACAGCCCGAGCGCCAAAGAAAAAATCGACCAAGCCATCTCCATTAAAATCGGCAGGCAAAACACAAGCAGCAGTGAGAAAAGCACCTGGGAATAATTCTTTTCGGGTAAAATTGCCTTTGCCATCATTGAGGTAGGCCCTTTGGATCAGGTCTTTGTTCCCTAGCTTGTATTCGTTGCCGCCACTGGCAATCACCAGGTCTAAATCGCCGTCATTTTCAATATCCACCAAGACAGCATCTACATCTTCCAGAAGACTATCCTGAACAATAGCAGAAGGTGTTTTTAGCTCAAAGGTGCCATTAGGTCGTTGCCAATATATCGCACTCCGCATGCGCTTACTACTTCCCAGAAAAACATCCTCCAAGCCATCACCATTGATATCACCTACTGCCAATGCCGGCCCTTCGGCAGAAATCATATGAGGCATTAATCCTTCTCGATTAAAATCTATAAAGGGGTTTTCTTCGTGCTTGAAATTCAGCCTAACAGCCTCTGTTACATCCGTAAAAGCATAAGGTGTTACCACTTTGGGGCTTTCTTGAATTTGATTAAAGGAAAACAAAGGTAAGCCCGCTGTCCATTTCAGTACAGTCTTTTGGTTATACGTCAACTGGTCCAGGTGCTGGTAGCTGCGATCGGGCCAAATCACCAACACAGAATCTACCGTTTTGGCATCTCCTACACCGATGTTTAAACCGGGTGCCAAACTCGACTGGTACCCACGAACCGGAAAATGCTCTTGAATTATCCGCTGTTGCCCTTTATAGACGATAATTCTTGCCCCAATTGCTAGTTTGTTTTGTGGGCTACCCTCCAATTGGAAGTCCAGGTATTGATGCGTTTCCGAATCAGTAGTAAGGGTATTACTTTTATTTTCATAAATAAATGGAGAATCCTCTATATTATTAACGACGATATCCAAGTCGCCATCATTATCCAAATCGGCGTAGATAGCACCATTAGAGTAGGAAGGCTTATTGTGCTTAACCTGTCCAGTTACATCTTCAAAGTTTAAATTTCCGGGATTGTGATAAAACTTATTGGGGATACGGACTTGAGGCATTTTTTCTACATAGGACAGGTCATCTTCATTTTCTGTTAGGCCCGTCTTGAAGTTGATATAATCGATATCATTCATGCGGCGTGGAATGCCATTGCTGATAAAGATATCGCGATACCCGTCCTGATCAAAATCCATCAACAAAGGAGCCCACGACCAGTCGGTGGCATAAATACCAGCAAACATCCCTATTTCACTAAAGGTCCCATCTCCATTGTTAAGTTGGAGGTTATTGCGTGAAAATTGTGGGTTGTAGCCATAGCCTAGTTTGAATTTAAAAATATTCACCCCATCTTCACCGAGCGAGCTCTTCAAGATATAAGGATCATAAGGCAACATATCCAGCGACAAGATTTCGCTGAATCCGTCATTGTTGATGTCGGCCATATCTACCCCCATTGAAAAACGGCTGGTGTGATTTAGCTGCTCAGTTAGCACCTCCTTGAAGGTTCCATCTTGTTGATTGAGGTAGAGGTAATCATTTTCGTGAAAATCATTACC from Saprospiraceae bacterium encodes:
- a CDS encoding DUF5706 domain-containing protein gives rise to the protein MIIQEKKSKKKLSKETINIIRTTQRNNIELTHIADNKANVLLSLNAIMITLLLPLVVANTDVIMAEFLFIPLGILTTTCFITIYISAIVLKPSHLEKFRNNEDKEERFSPFFFGNFYKMEPEEFFEYMKETASEPDLVRGHLAEDLYYVGRRLGYKMTHIRWAFNIFIIGLFVSLVSTVLVLCF
- a CDS encoding alanine dehydrogenase translates to MSEKEKRIPVPKIFTEGQYLTQTEMLPVKQRSNKLFIGIPKEVTIQENRVALVPSSISTLVAHGHRVVVETGAGEKSNFSDHDFSEAGAEIVYSSEQVYKANVIIKVAPPTLKEVELMHPNQILISPLQLPIISGEYINRLRQKRVIALAMEYIKDEFETFPVVRIMSEMAGTSAILTAAELLANTSGGKGVLLGGISGVPSAKVVILGAGIVAEYATRTAIGLGAEVRIFDDNIYKLKRLQNQVGRPLYTSAMNQVYLERELITAEVAIGAIHSESGRAPILVSEEMVAKMKPGSVIIDVSIDQGGCFATSEVTSLSNPTFIKHDVIHYCVPNIASRVSRTASIAVSNIMTPILLKANSTGDIEHLFFTNLGLRHGIYTYKGCLTNEYLGRRFAIKSTDLDLLITSNL
- the tsaE gene encoding tRNA (adenosine(37)-N6)-threonylcarbamoyltransferase complex ATPase subunit type 1 TsaE — its product is MELKVRNIEALAATARTLLDFAGDRKVMAFSGEIGAGKTTFIQAICVQLGVKERVTSPTFSLVNVYSSAGNSDREEEIFHLDLYRMKDVQEALDMGIEEYLYGDQYCFIEWPDIISALLPSDTLHISIELTENSHRKIVLL
- the gyrB gene encoding DNA topoisomerase (ATP-hydrolyzing) subunit B, whose translation is MDTLKENEQVKAGNGNYDANNIQALEGLEAVRKRPGMYIGSTDSKGLHHLVWEVVDNSIDEHLAGYCSQIDIFIHTDNSITVKDNGRGIPTGMHDKLQKSALEVVMTVLHAGGKFDKDTYKVSGGLHGVGVSCVNALSSYLKAEVHREGKIFTQEYAKGIPITEVKVVGESTSNGTFITFKPDGSILEVLVYQYDTLAHRFKELAFLNKGLTLQLTDEREKDEKGNFKTETFHSEGGLKEFAIYLDEGKQKLIDEPIHVIGKEENVEVEVALNYNTSYKETIYSFVNNINTQEGGTHVNGFRRAVNRVFTKYAEDNGLFKKLKFKVSGEDFREGLTAIVSVKVPEPQFKGQTKGELGNSEVTGIVSRSVGETLGHYLEENPGAARKIIDKVILAATARHAARKAREMVQRKNVLTGGGLPGKLADCSSKNPDESELFLVEGDSAGGTAKQGRDRNFQAILPLRGKILNVEKAMEHKIYENEEIKNIFTALGVRIEEDDEGERKLNIEKLRYHKVVIMCDADVDGSHITTLILTFFFRYMHTLVKNGYIYIAAPPLYMVKKGKQFRYCWNEEERKEAVAHYSKDGKDGGDSSIKIQRYKGLGEMNAEQLWSTTMDPDTRILRQVSIDDAMEADRVFSMLMGDEVPPRRAFIEANAKYANVDV
- a CDS encoding VCBS repeat-containing protein: MNSIKNILLLILFQSLLSCGTKEDLAPPALFQLLEKDQTGLDVENTLTQSAEFNVFTYMYFFNGGGLAAGDFNQDGWVDLYFTNNMESNKLFLNQQGLRFKDVTAEAGVAGLPGWTTGATIVDINNDGLLDIYVSQVGDYGQIKGANQLYVCQKIEAGVPIFENKAADYGLDLVGFGTQAAFFDYDLDGDLDMYQLNHSLHQNGTFGKRSEFGEQHPLSGDKLMRNDNGTFVNVNEAAGIYSTVIGYGLGIVTGDINNDGWPDIYIGNDFHENDYLYLNQQDGTFKEVLTEQLNHTSRFSMGVDMADINNDGFSEILSLDMLPYDPYILKSSLGEDGVNIFKFKLGYGYNPQFSRNNLQLNNGDGTFSEIGMFAGIYATDWSWAPLLMDFDQDGYRDIFISNGIPRRMNDIDYINFKTGLTENEDDLSYVEKMPQVRIPNKFYHNPGNLNFEDVTGQVKHNKPSYSNGAIYADLDNDGDLDIVVNNIEDSPFIYENKSNTLTTDSETHQYLDFQLEGSPQNKLAIGARIIVYKGQQRIIQEHFPVRGYQSSLAPGLNIGVGDAKTVDSVLVIWPDRSYQHLDQLTYNQKTVLKWTAGLPLFSFNQIQESPKVVTPYAFTDVTEAVRLNFKHEENPFIDFNREGLMPHMISAEGPALAVGDINGDGLEDVFLGSSKRMRSAIYWQRPNGTFELKTPSAIVQDSLLEDVDAVLVDIENDGDLDLVIASGGNEYKLGNKDLIQRAYLNDGKGNFTRKELFPGAFLTAACVLPADFNGDGLVDFFFGARAVPWNYGLIPHSFLYQNNGDGTFKEVTTSQAEGLQQVGLVKEGAWADMDGDGDQDLLLALEWDAIQLFQNDGGVLKKHPLNDAKGWWNFVLPYDFDGDGDLDILAGNLGQNARFKPTKEEPIRCYVNDFDDNDQVEQVLTYYVDGKEIPFSNFAELTKQMVSLKKRFLYAREMAAATPADIFGQDKLDASLVHQLNMLQSAYFENTGDGLSFKMMPLPAKLQFSTLNAAAIVPASKGKGTSVILGGNFLESNIEMGWYDANYGNLLSVQPGGEMVVSTLGKQHIKGQVRRIAAINIKGKPCYIFAKNNDKLQVLEIALSDALIQ